A region from the Methanomassiliicoccales archaeon genome encodes:
- a CDS encoding MBL fold metallo-hydrolase translates to MRITCVVDNCTGSSGNSRSVQKAPGKFISEHGLSMLIENNDGKKVIMDTGSSEQVFSHNLGVLGIRPEELDAVFITHGHYDHLGGLPLLLKAGVPCYAHSSTFKGQRFYSASGNTREIGPSTELLSLLKEHPPIYENGPKELVSGISTTGEVLRTNSFEVPSTFMLEREGAMMPDHILEEQALVLSTRKGLIVVTGCGHAGVVNILSQVRKRSERKLYMVMGGFHLSQGSPETLLKTMDGLKKLGVEKVVPMHCTGFQATKMFSDRFPGFELFGTGCYIDI, encoded by the coding sequence TTGCGTATCACGTGCGTAGTAGACAATTGCACTGGATCGAGTGGTAATTCTCGTTCAGTGCAGAAGGCGCCTGGCAAATTCATATCCGAACATGGGCTGTCCATGCTCATCGAGAACAATGATGGGAAGAAGGTGATCATGGACACCGGTTCATCGGAACAGGTGTTCTCGCACAACCTGGGTGTGCTGGGCATTAGGCCGGAAGAGCTGGATGCGGTGTTCATCACCCACGGTCACTATGATCATCTGGGCGGATTGCCGTTGCTGTTGAAGGCCGGGGTCCCCTGCTATGCCCATTCAAGCACTTTCAAAGGGCAACGTTTCTATTCCGCTTCCGGGAATACAAGAGAGATCGGTCCATCGACCGAACTGCTATCCCTTCTGAAAGAACACCCTCCTATCTACGAGAACGGACCGAAAGAACTGGTCTCTGGGATCAGCACCACCGGTGAGGTATTGCGCACCAACAGTTTCGAGGTCCCATCGACCTTCATGTTGGAGCGAGAGGGAGCTATGATGCCGGACCACATCCTGGAAGAGCAGGCGCTGGTCCTCTCCACCCGAAAAGGATTGATCGTCGTTACAGGCTGCGGTCACGCCGGGGTCGTGAACATATTGTCCCAGGTCAGAAAAAGAAGCGAACGTAAATTGTACATGGTGATGGGCGGTTTCCACCTATCCCAAGGTTCACCGGAAACATTGTTGAAGACCATGGACGGACTGAAGAAGCTGGGGGTAGAGAAGGTGGTCCCGATGCACTGTACCGGCTTCCAGGCCACCAAGATGTTCTCCGACCGTTTCCCCGGCTTTGAGCTCTTCGGTACGGGCTGTTACATCGACATCTAG
- a CDS encoding methylamine methyltransferase corrinoid protein reductive activase — translation MALGVALDLGTSGYRGHLVDLDRKGKILATAITMRHPLPGANIMDHLHFWLENGSEVGHRIVIETVDKLISTLGAKPEEIARVSVCGNPAQMSMFENIEIRDLAFAGQSILKRLNVKVPERKAHSIKAEELGMNSVRRTAEVRIPPSIRHEIGADALAMIMKTGLMDKKETCMVTDYGTNAEMGLFHNGELYTGSAAAGPAMEGQSIQFGMLAAPQAISDVIPTDDGRWYNMVLSDKLHPIKSSIVDPRNGAESRLDGVVARGITGTGVVAAMAMGLEAGIIKLPYIETPDRRIHLTNGIYFGEEDVREAGKAFGAIRAGHRTLIEEVGIDDFGVRTMYMAGASGTYVDPLKAQTVGLIPRVLDKTVQAGNTSLMMSYDILVDDDGLDRMQDVANSIASKHIMFATSKIFEDMYVNEIAYWTEGMSLEMYNEMIQFSGLRPLPEIKRPSETIRLVVSDIPVIGAQGLKTLDDVGVFLVGSFEGCIGCKKCQKACPECALQVSKIGEKKFQVRINTEHCLGTACKKCQAACPEDVYNFSEFKIVRKGEDA, via the coding sequence ATGGCATTGGGAGTAGCGCTCGACTTGGGAACTAGCGGTTACCGGGGTCACCTGGTCGATCTGGATAGGAAAGGCAAGATTCTGGCCACGGCCATAACAATGAGGCATCCCCTACCGGGTGCCAACATTATGGACCATCTCCACTTCTGGTTAGAGAACGGTTCCGAGGTGGGGCACCGGATAGTCATTGAGACGGTCGACAAGCTTATTTCTACCCTGGGAGCCAAGCCCGAGGAGATCGCTCGAGTATCGGTATGCGGAAATCCGGCCCAGATGTCTATGTTCGAGAACATCGAGATACGGGACCTGGCCTTCGCCGGGCAATCGATATTGAAAAGATTGAACGTCAAGGTCCCGGAACGAAAGGCCCATTCTATCAAAGCCGAGGAGCTGGGTATGAATTCGGTCAGGCGAACCGCTGAGGTGCGCATTCCTCCGTCCATACGCCACGAGATCGGCGCCGATGCATTGGCTATGATCATGAAGACCGGTCTCATGGACAAGAAGGAGACCTGCATGGTGACAGACTACGGCACCAACGCCGAAATGGGGCTGTTCCATAATGGTGAGCTGTACACCGGCAGCGCCGCCGCCGGGCCAGCCATGGAAGGGCAATCCATCCAGTTCGGCATGCTGGCCGCACCGCAGGCCATTTCCGATGTAATACCTACCGACGACGGCCGCTGGTACAATATGGTCCTCAGCGACAAACTGCACCCTATCAAATCCTCCATAGTCGATCCAAGGAACGGTGCGGAGAGCCGGCTTGACGGTGTGGTCGCCCGGGGCATAACCGGTACTGGCGTCGTAGCCGCAATGGCCATGGGTCTGGAGGCTGGCATCATCAAGTTGCCCTACATCGAGACCCCCGATCGCCGCATCCACCTTACGAACGGCATTTACTTCGGAGAAGAGGACGTCCGCGAAGCCGGAAAGGCCTTCGGAGCCATCCGCGCCGGTCACCGCACCCTGATCGAGGAAGTGGGCATAGATGACTTCGGTGTCAGGACCATGTATATGGCTGGCGCCTCCGGCACATATGTGGACCCTTTGAAGGCCCAGACCGTGGGATTGATCCCCAGGGTCCTGGACAAGACCGTGCAGGCCGGGAACACCTCACTGATGATGTCCTACGATATCCTGGTTGACGATGATGGTCTGGATCGCATGCAGGACGTGGCCAATTCCATCGCCAGCAAGCACATCATGTTCGCCACCAGCAAGATCTTCGAGGACATGTACGTGAACGAGATCGCCTACTGGACCGAGGGCATGTCCCTTGAGATGTACAACGAGATGATCCAGTTCTCCGGTCTGCGCCCGCTGCCGGAGATCAAGCGCCCGAGCGAGACCATCCGCCTGGTCGTTTCGGATATCCCGGTCATCGGCGCCCAGGGTCTAAAGACCCTGGACGATGTCGGTGTGTTCCTCGTAGGATCGTTCGAAGGATGCATCGGCTGCAAGAAGTGCCAAAAAGCGTGTCCAGAGTGTGCCCTGCAAGTATCAAAGATCGGAGAAAAGAAGTTCCAGGTCAGGATCAACACCGAGCATTGTCTGGGGACGGCATGCAAGAAGTGCCAGGCGGCCTGTCCAGAGGACGTCTACAATTTCAGCGAATTTAAGATCGTAAGAAAAGGAGAGGACGCCTAA
- a CDS encoding GTP-binding protein, producing MRIAQVTGFLGSGKTTFLIEVAKELNSRGLKVATIVNDVGHINVDRKCMEIHGIDTMEISGGCICCEVQGTLTTTVTNIYMSFHPDVILVEPTGVAIPLGLKQAAAETVKKMPKILEQSPIVTFVDALRIDKLMNNVRRLVETQIIEADAVLINKVDAVDEDRLDRVTKMVRELNAEVQLYYGSARTGKGVKEIADIMVNGKAVIYDLHDAEKRFDRKYGE from the coding sequence ATGAGAATCGCCCAGGTGACCGGATTCTTGGGGAGCGGAAAGACCACCTTTCTTATCGAGGTGGCCAAAGAGCTGAATTCAAGAGGTTTGAAGGTAGCGACCATAGTCAACGATGTTGGTCATATCAACGTGGACCGCAAGTGCATGGAGATACATGGCATAGACACCATGGAGATATCTGGAGGGTGCATATGCTGTGAAGTGCAGGGTACGTTGACGACCACCGTCACAAACATCTATATGAGCTTCCACCCGGACGTCATTTTAGTAGAGCCGACCGGTGTGGCCATACCGTTAGGCCTCAAACAGGCCGCGGCGGAGACGGTGAAAAAGATGCCGAAGATACTGGAACAATCACCCATCGTCACCTTTGTCGACGCTCTGCGCATCGATAAGCTGATGAACAATGTGCGTCGGTTGGTGGAGACCCAGATAATCGAGGCGGACGCGGTGTTGATCAATAAGGTCGATGCCGTCGACGAGGACCGACTGGACCGGGTGACCAAGATGGTGAGAGAACTGAATGCAGAGGTCCAATTGTACTATGGCTCCGCTCGCACCGGAAAGGGGGTCAAGGAGATAGCCGACATCATGGTCAACGGTAAAGCGGTGATATACGACCTACATGACGCTGAGAAACGCTTTGATCGGAAATACGGAGAGTGA
- a CDS encoding uroporphyrinogen decarboxylase family protein: MTPKERFEGAISLLPVDRPPMMYQHLGAAKTVLSAAGLTMRQGFHDPEIFARIAILAQRITGFDNVMAGWGDILVEARAHGTQWMWPERDFYPRVEKYAVMSPADVDKVHPVDPMRDEYWSVPLKAAGIMNERVGNEVAVLGCINSPMLIVSEIMGLEGLLMATITDPDVVDQLLGVVIESTKAYSEHLAGMGVTTVFVENGTAGLETNSQENIERFDLCNLKKAIDHFHHHGIKVIAHNCAAKPYLDGYPGVGADAVHFHLTAVDKNEVFSKLKGRTAVMAGIDHMFLLFKGTPQEIDREVADIVKTWGDGAGLMISPGCEMPFKTPMDNIVAFREAVARHGTASNR; the protein is encoded by the coding sequence ATGACGCCCAAAGAAAGGTTCGAGGGAGCTATATCGCTTTTACCAGTGGACCGCCCGCCGATGATGTATCAGCATCTGGGGGCGGCCAAGACGGTCCTGTCCGCGGCAGGGCTCACTATGCGGCAGGGCTTCCACGACCCCGAGATCTTCGCTCGCATCGCCATCTTAGCGCAGAGGATCACCGGCTTCGACAACGTCATGGCCGGTTGGGGCGACATATTGGTCGAGGCACGGGCTCACGGCACTCAGTGGATGTGGCCGGAGCGGGACTTCTACCCCAGGGTTGAAAAGTACGCCGTAATGTCGCCGGCAGATGTAGATAAGGTTCACCCTGTGGACCCCATGAGGGACGAGTACTGGTCTGTTCCACTTAAGGCCGCGGGGATCATGAACGAGCGGGTCGGGAACGAAGTGGCGGTCCTGGGGTGCATAAATTCGCCGATGCTCATCGTCAGCGAGATCATGGGGTTGGAGGGTCTGCTCATGGCGACCATCACCGATCCGGACGTGGTGGACCAGCTTCTCGGGGTTGTGATAGAGTCCACTAAAGCATACTCGGAGCATCTGGCCGGCATGGGCGTCACCACGGTCTTTGTGGAGAACGGCACCGCCGGATTGGAGACCAATTCACAGGAGAACATCGAACGGTTCGACCTGTGTAATCTGAAAAAGGCCATCGATCATTTTCACCATCATGGAATTAAGGTCATTGCCCATAATTGCGCTGCAAAACCCTACCTGGACGGTTATCCAGGCGTTGGTGCGGACGCTGTACATTTCCACCTGACGGCCGTGGACAAGAACGAAGTGTTCTCCAAGCTTAAGGGGCGCACCGCGGTCATGGCCGGTATCGACCATATGTTCCTGCTGTTCAAGGGTACGCCCCAGGAGATCGATCGAGAGGTAGCTGACATCGTGAAGACATGGGGGGACGGGGCGGGGCTCATGATCAGCCCGGGCTGTGAGATGCCGTTCAAGACCCCGATGGACAATATAGTCGCATTTCGAGAGGCGGTCGCTCGGCACGGAACTGCCTCGAATCGTTGA